A genomic window from Triticum urartu cultivar G1812 chromosome 7, Tu2.1, whole genome shotgun sequence includes:
- the LOC125519700 gene encoding pentatricopeptide repeat-containing protein At5g16420, mitochondrial-like, which yields MPMRRHLDLTRAAMPPRRWPAAPPPACAFSAAAPSAKTTVQLAHLAHLPSSLPPPSHCTVTPPVQPWPRRLTPRSFSRLLLRLPTPQLAVLAFRHALFRATPPLPPSIPVFAAVLSRLAGAPPDLLPPVLSALRAARLPAFSDRAFLPLLRALPPLPSLRLFLSLPSFNSHPSVRSFNALLHSLVAARRLRLAAALFRAAPTKFYITPDLVSCNILLKGLVGVRDLDAALKVLDEMPGWGIVPDVVTYTTVLSAYCAKEDLKGAQKLFDDIIAGGRVPDVTMYTVLIGGYCRTGKIQDAARIMDEMEAAGVQPNEVTYSVVIEACCKEGKSAEACNLMGEMLGAGYTPDTPLAAKVVDVLCQDGKADEAHGMWRWMVKKNVPPDNTITNTLIYWLCKSGMVREARKLFDELEKGYKPSLLTYNSLISGLCENGKLQEAGQVCDDMVERRYEPNSMTYEAFIKGFCKIGKPDEGAAVFTEMVTKGCTPSKVLYQVLVDSLSEPIHDDIIGKIVQTAALSGGDFLDGDSWELFIRRVLDTKSDAWNKHLNSVLDT from the coding sequence ATGCCGATGCGGCGCCATCTCGACCTCACCCGCGCCGCCATGCCGCCGCGGCGCTGGCCGGCGGCGCCGCCTCCCGCCTGCGCCTTCTCCGCCGCGGCGCCGTCCGCCAAAACCACCGTGCAGCTCGCCCACCTCGCGCACCTCCCGTCCTCCCTCCCGCCGCCGTCCCACTGCACCGTCACCCCGCCCGTGCAGCCCTGGCCGCGCCGCCTCACTCCCCGGAGCTTctcccgcctcctcctccgcctcccgaCCCCTCAGCTCGCCGTGCTCGCCTTCCGCCACGCGCTCTTCCGCGCCACGCCGCCCCTGCCCCCATCCATCCCCGTCTTCGCCGCGGTGCTCTCTCGCCTCGCCGGCGCCCCCCCGGACCTGCTGCCGCCGGTCCTCTCCGCCCTCCGCGCCGCCCGCCTCCCGGCCTTCTCCGACCGCGCCTTCCTGCCCCTCCTCCGCGCGCTCCCGCCGCTCCCCTCCCTCcgcctcttcctctccctcccgTCCTTCAACTCCCACCCCTCCGTGCGCTCCTTCAACGCGCTCCTCCACTCCCTCGTCGccgcgcgccgcctccgcctcgccgccgccctctTCCGCGCCGCGCCCACCAAGTTCTACATCACGCCCGACCTCGTCTCCTGCAACATTCTGCTCAAGGGGCTCGTCGGCGTCCGCGACCTCGATGCCGCCCTCAAGGTTCTCGATGAAATGCCCGGGTGGGGGATCGTCCCTGATGTCGTCACCTACACGACGGTTCTCTCCGCATACTGTGCCAAGGAGGATCTCAAGGGCGCACAGAAGCTATTCGATGATATTATTGCCGGTGGGCGTGTGCCAGATGTTACGATGTACACGGTGCTCATCGGTGGGTACTGCCGGACCGGGAAGATACAGGATGCAGCTAGGATTATGGACGAGATGGAGGCAGCTGGGGTGCAGCCGAATGAGGTTACGTATTCAGTCGTGATTGAGGCATGCTGTAAGGAGGGGAAATCTGCCGAGGCGTGCAATCTAATGGGCGAGATGCTTGGGGCAGGTTACACACCAGACACACCACTGGCTGCTAAGGTGGTCGATGTGCTGTGCCAGGACGGAAAGGCAGACGAAGCACACGGAATGTGGAGATGGATGGTGAAGAAGAACGTCCCACCAGATAACACAATCACGAACACACTGATCTATTGGTTATGCAAGAGCGGAATGGTTCGGGAGGCAAGGAAGCTGTTTGATGAGCTCGAGAAGGGGTACAAGCCAAGCTTACTGACTTATAACTCGCTTATTTCCGGATTATGTGAAAATGGGAAGTTACAAGAGGCTGGGCAGGTGTGCGATGACATGGTTGAACGGAGATATGAGCCAAATTCCATGACTTACGAGGCCTTCATCAAGGGATTTTGCAAAATTGGGAAACCAGATGAAGGGGCCGCAGTATTTACTGAGATGGTGACCAAAGGGTGCACCCCAAGCAAGGTTCTTTACCAAGTTTTGGTTGATAGCCTTTCTGAGCCAATACACGACGATATTATTGGCAAAATTGTTCAAACTGCTGCCTTAAGTGGTGGGGATTTCTTGGATGGGGATTCTTGGGAGCTCTTTATCAGGAGAGTGTTAGATACTAAGAGTGATGCTTGGAACAAGCATCTCAACTCAGTGCTAGATACATAA